From one Culex quinquefasciatus strain JHB chromosome 3, VPISU_Cqui_1.0_pri_paternal, whole genome shotgun sequence genomic stretch:
- the LOC6048039 gene encoding uncharacterized protein LOC6048039 has translation MNRQSVKSSSSAHNLRTPPTGQISWKKFPAPTGTGFAGDEDEEDKENSVRRDPRRKQLLQRVACSTSKKRVLFRRHRPQAVGEQAETPPTCDRKAAKGGLKPSSIFTPLNKLRTSQRGNSGTDSDWRSFFSNSFEVNQSFPGIVNRRVRRRDADLLLNTPLRFYRGPSEAPISVVTTTGGRKRHQRSAFLMDRVRVDGANGLRFTAFRPKGCLGAGVSSPYNNASYVASASESIGRLPKTGINPNKAIFTIDAKSSQILIVNRNACELLGYSSKELCEMQFASLLPNKNKMHVSALSEGQLNSEDGTVIILSGKVVELCTKSGDHVAVSLWVRQIDNEARCLAVAEPVERRVAQLVVDKGGYVVSGDYEALMLFQLDSIEKFNGMDVTLLIPAIQLPDADNSMIAKHIRKQKATGKTAEGVAFPLCLMIAHHDSGTDTADSGLSNPNHLYVITIWVFTNMSGLIVIDENSVIESCNHHFSMLMFGYSQQKIIGEHITKILPNFGQECDYLGFMVRSRNATLSSLDNDESETETDHVDFENKDEFIHNAINSMKSAETGDVASGSPVKESRKVCLDFTANSTSNNRTDGMSISLTADHPPAPAEPANESSGLFSSIIVCSVPENLLYLESNSENNRNYANLSGSASCNAIKTAATTSSSSVALREGVLTKPPALEDLVDCDLLTPVNDTSKSLMGNASEDNSSKEQLYSTEDINSALSRDYSAPLSAPPTVTTPRYIKPYELSKAMVTSTPDQQKRHSAAAVLPNLPPTTAPAAGGPRRSAIYTDGKYRGEAIHYDGNVIDILYTISKQTLPCGRKVFCIWVSRDPESSYNDVLEEDEDRHQNLTLTFNSITSTVDNSLGQAIKNTAAAAGQHSTDRPASASRMSQCDDDLTHGEYSKYYTLVRHIGKGAYGYVKLSYRNSDRLLVISKFILKDKLVPQFMITSEDNREIPMEVYLLTHVKHPNIVNMFDWFENEKFFQVVMEIHGSGMDLFEFIDRRPVMTEKLGCLIFRQIANAVAFLHSLNILHRDIKDENVIIDHNFHIKLIDFGSATFVQEGQLFSTFYGTTEYCSPEVLAGNRYSGPELEMWALGVTLYVLMFFENPFVDVEEILQSELIIPHEISEELEHVLLGLLDKNPKTRLTIKQLLETEWMTQEINQAQFNFAKIIPCEPYETNPEKFYVDANVCSSQTGLSTSPHSLSMEGESMDGDDAHMDDSFLDDDECCPLSHDDDMPPDRCDDHPGNVLATGLTSLSLREPDGTCISLVDGGGDGRMSQSAMGAIQQSTGSKPAGPALEEEVATDDNSEILLVVLDDDDDDDGDGDEEDSRLFRDDDLSRSSTHSNRLHGSPSKGARHRRQQRQSQQQQHRRRRAWETCVPKVVDTSGVVAPVSVTEDYANESFEEDVEEEEEKQRRHVS, from the exons ATGAACAG ACAATCCGTCAAGTCGTCCTCCAGTGCCCACAACCTGCGGACACCTCCGACGGGCCAGATCAGCTGGAAAAAGTTCCCCGCGCCCACCGGAACGGGCTTCGCTGGGGACGAGGACGAGGAGGACAAGGAAAACTCGGTCCGCAGAGATCCCAGGCGGAAGCAGCTGCTGCAGCGAGTTGCCTGCTCCACTAGCAAGAAGCGGGTCCTCTTTCGGCGCCACAGGCCACAGGCGGTGGGGGAGCAAGCGGAGACACCGCCGACGTGCGATCGGAAAGCGGCCAAGGGTGGCCTCAAGCCGAGCAGTATCTTCACGCCGTTGAACAAGCTCAG GACATCCCAGCGTGGCAACTCGGGCACGGACTCGGACTGGCGCAGCTTCTTCAGCAACTCGTTCGAGGTCAACCAGAGCTTCCCGGGGATCGTTAATCGGCGGGTGCGGCGCCGCGATGCGGACCTGCTGCTGAACACTCCGTTGCGATTCTACCGTGGGCCGTCGGAGGCGCCGATATCCGTTGTAACCACAACCGGCGGCAGGAAGCGCCACCAGCGGTCAGCGTTCCTGATGGATCGCGTTCGGGTGGACGGTGCGAACGGGTTGCGGTTCACGGCGTTCCGGCCGAAGGGATGCCTGGGGGCGGGGGTTAGCTCGCCGTACAATAATGCGTCGTACGTGGCGTCGGCGTCGGAATCGATTGGACGGCTGCCCAAGACCGGGATCAACCCGAACAAGGCGATTTTTACGATCGATGCCAAGAGTTCGCAGATATTGATTGTGAATCGGAATGCGTGCGAGTTGTTGGGGTACAGCTCGAAGGAACTGTGCGAGATGCAGTTTGCCAGTTTGTTGCCGAACAAGAACAAGATGCACGTTTCGGCGTTGTCCGAGGGTCAGCTGAACAGCGAAGATGGCACGGTGATCATCTTGAGTGGAAAGGTGGTGGAGCTGTGTACAAAGTCTGGGGATCACGTGGCCGTTTCGCTGTGGGTTCGTCAGATTGATAATGAAGCTCGGTGCTTGGCCGTGGCGGAACCTGTGGAACGGAGAGTGGCCCAACTGGTGGTGGACAAGGGCGGGTACGTTGTGTCTGGAGATTACGAAGCGTTGATGTTGTTCCAGCTGGACTCGATCGAAAAGTTTAATGGAATGGACGTTACGTTGTTGATCCCGGCGATTCAGTTGCCGGACGCGGACAACAGCATGATTGCGAAGCACATCCGGAAGCAAAAAGCCACTGGGAAAACGGCCGAAGGAGTGGCCTTTCCGCTCTGCCTGATGATTGCCCATCACGACTCCGGTACGGACACCGCCGACAGCGGCCTATCGAACCCGAACCATTTGTACGTGATCACGATTTGGGTCTTCACCAACATGTCCGGCCTGATTGTGATCGACGAAAATTCCGTCATTGAGTCGTGCAATCATCACTTCTCCATGCTGATGTTTGGATACTCGCAGCAGAAGATCATCGGCGAGCACATTACGAAGATCTTGCCCAACTTTGGCCAGGAGTGCGATTATTTGGGTTTTATGGTGCGCAGTCGGAATGCCACGCTGTCTTCGCTGGACAACGACGAGTCCGAAACGGAGACGGACCACGTGGACTTTGAGAACAAGGACGAGTTTATCCACAACGCGATCAACAGCATGAAGAGTGCCGAAACGGGGGATGTCGCGTCCGGAAGTCCAGTGAAGGAGTCCCGGAAGGTGTGTTTAGATTTCACAGCCAACTCCACCAGCAACAACCGCACGGACGGCATGTCGATCTCGCTGACAGCGGATCATCCTCCGGCACCCGCCGAACCGGCAAACGAATCCAGTGGCCTATTCAGCTCGATCATCGTCTGTTCAGTTCCCGAGAACCTGCTCTACCTGGAGAGCAACAGCGAAAATAACCGCAACTACGCGAACCTGTCCGGGTCGGCCAGTTGCAACGCGATCAAAACGGCGGCCACAACGTCGTCAAGCTCGGTTGCACTTCGCGAGGGTGTCCTCACGAAACCGCCAGCGCTGGAAGACCTCGTCGACTGTGATCTACTCACGCCGGTCAACGACACCTCCAAGAGTCTCATGGGAAACGCCAGCGAAGACAACAGCTCCAAGGAGCAACTCTACAGCACGGAGGACATCAACTCCGCCCTCAGTCGGGACTACTCCGCCCCACTGAGCGCTCCTCCAACGGTCACCACGCCTCGCTACATCAAGCCTTACGAACTCTCCAAAGCCATGGTCACTTCAACCCCGGACCAACAGAAGCGACACTCGGCCGCGGCCGTCCTGCCCAACCTGCCTCCCACGACAGCCCCAGCGGCAGGCGGTCCCCGACGATCGGCCATCTACACCGACGGCAAGTATCGCGGCGAGGCGATCCATTACGACGGCAACGTGATAGACATCCTGTACACCATCTCGAAGCAAACGCTGCCCTGCGGTCGGAAGGTGTTCTGCATTTGGGTGAGTCGCGATCCGGAGTCGTCGTACAACGACGTGCTCGAGGAGGACGAAGATCGCCACCAGAATCTGACGCTGACGTTCAACAGCATCACGAGCACGGTGGACAACTCGCTGGGGCAGGCGATTAAGAATACGGCGGCCGCGGCAGGTCAACATTCGACGGATCGACCGGCGTCCGCTTCGCGAATGTCGCAGTGTGACGATGATCTGACGCACGGCGAGTACAGCAAGTATTATACGCTGGTGAGGCACATCGGGAAGGGCGCGTACGGGTACGTGAAGCTGAGCTACCGGAACTCGGACAGGCTGCTGGTCATCTCCAAGTTCATCCTGAAGGACAAGCTCGTCCCACAGTTTATGATCACGAGCGAGGACAACCGGGAGATTCCGATGGAGGTGTATCTGCTGACCCACGTCAAGCACCCAAACATTGTCAACATGTTCGACTGGTTCGAGAACGAAAAGTTCTTCCAGGTGGTGATGGAAATCCACGGCTCCGGGATGGACCTGTTTGAGTTTATCGATCGGCGGCCGGTCATGACGGAAAAGTTGGGCTGTTTAATCTTCCGCCAGATTGCGAACGCGGTGGCCTTTCTGCACTCGTTGAACATTTTGCACCGAGATATCAAGGACGAGAACGTGATCATTGATCACAACTTTCATATCAAGCTGATTGATTTTGGGTCGGCGACGTTCGTGCAGGAGGGACAGCTGTTTTCCACGTTTTACGGCACAACGGAGTACTGCTCGCCGGAGGTGCTCGCTGGCAATCGGTACAGCGGGCCGGAGTTGGAGATGTGGGCGCTCGGAGTGACGCTGTACGTGTTGATGTTCTTCGAGAATCCGTTTGTGGACGTCGAGGAGATTCTGCAGTCGGAGTTGATCATTCCGCACGAGATCAGCGAGGAGTTGGAGCACGTGTTGCTGGGCTTGCTGGACAAGAACCCAAAGACGCGACTGACCATCAAGCAGCTGCTCGAGACGGAATGGATGACGCAAGAGATCAACCAGGCGCAGTTCAACTTTGCCAAGATCATCCCCTGCGAGCCGTACGAAACAAACCCGGAAAAGTTCTACGTGGACGCGAACGTTTGTTCGAGCCAGACGGGCCTGTCCACTTCGCCGCATAGTCTTTCGATGGAGGGTGAGTCGATGGACGGGGACGACGCCCACATGGACGATTCCTTCCTGGACGACGACGAGTGCTGTCCGCTTTCGCACGACGACGACATGCCGCCGGATCGATGTG ATGACCACCCCGGAAACGTGCTCGCAACAGGGTTGACCAGTCTCTCGCTGCGGGAACCGGACGGAACGTGCATAAGCCTGGTGGATGGCGGAGGCGACGGCCGCATGAGCCAATCGGCGATGGGAGCCATTCAGCAATCGACAG
- the LOC6048038 gene encoding facilitated trehalose transporter Tret1-like: MVVETKRGSWSQYRNEYIAALTATLSLVATVAAAGWSSPAIPALKREDSPVPITADQGSWIVSILSIGSFFGPIITGLVVDVHGRKLTLLLSVIPLLVGWIIIGLASNVPMIYLARFLQGISYGTVYSVTPIYLGEISSNAIRGSTGVLVTVMAKLAFLLEYSIGPFVTFRALSWISLCFPIAFLATFLWMPETPYYLLAQGNDKAALNSLRWLRRLDDNSIELNKEFQQMKSLIEKQKQNQTSMGALFAKSNRKCLVIILLLSCGMQLTGINAILGYSQTIFSKLDMDLKAAELSIIMAVVQLIAVIIPTFVVDKAGRRPLLFISSGGSVLGLVTCSVFFTMDTLGYPVEEFSWVPFVGTLFFIISFAVGLATVPFAILGEVFPKHIKANANAVFAMITSVVVFAVVKLFQVISDGAGTYVSFWIFSLCTTCTGVLIYFFIPETKGKSFEVIQEMMAMKEFKPQSTKRTPLLC; the protein is encoded by the exons ATGGTCGTTGAAACAAAAAGAGGCAGTTGGTCTCAGTATCGCAATGAATACATTGCTGCACTGACTG cCACACTATCCCTCGTAGCAACAGTAGCTGCAGCCGGCTGGTCATCTCCCGCAATTCCTGCACTGAAGCGTGAAGATTCACCAGTTCCTATCACTGCAGATCAGGGATCTTGGATAGTGTCCATCCTTTCGATTGGTTCATTTTTCGGTCCGATCATTACCGGATTAGTCGTCGATGTTCATGGTCGAAAACTAACTCTGTTGCTATCGGTGATTCCACTCTTAGTTGGATGGATCATCATCGGACTCGCTAGCAATGTGCCAATGATTTACCTGGCGCGTTTCCTCCAGGGAATCTCGTATGGAACCGTTTACTCGGTAACCCCAATATATTTGGGGGAGATATCATCCAATGCTATTCGTGGATCAACAGGGGTGCTTGTAACAGTGATGGCAAAGCTAGCATTTCTTCTTGAATACAGCATTGGACCTTTCGTTACATTTAGAGCGCTTTCATGGATATCTCTCTGCTTCCCCATAGCATTCTTAGCTACGTTCTTGTGGATGCCTGAAACGCCGTATTACCTACTTGCTCAAGGCAATGACAAAGCAGCCTTGAACAGTTTGCGGTGGTTGCGTCGATTAGATGATAATTCAATTGAGCTGAATAAGGAGTTCCAACAGATGAAGTCACTCATCGAGAAGCAAAAGCAGAATCAAACTTCAATGGGAGCCTTGTTTGCAAAATCCAATCGAAAGTGCTTGGTGATCATACTGTTGCTGTCATGTGGGATGCAGCTTACTGGAATCAATGCTATTCTTGGATACTCGCAAACCATCTTCTCGAAATTGGATATGGACTTGAAAGCAGCTGAACTATCGATTATCATGGCGGTCGTGCAGCTGATTGCTGTAATAATTCCAACCTTTGTAGTAGACAAAGCTGGACGTCGACCACTGCTATTCATCTCCAGTGGTGGATCAGTTTTGGGATTGGTCACGTGTAGTGTATTCTTCACCATGGATACCCTGGGGTATCCCGTTGAAGAGTTTAGCTGGGTTCCGTTTGTGGGTACCCTATTTTTCATCATCTCGTTTGCCGTCGGTCTGGCAACGGTTCCGTTTGCCATACTGGGTGAAGTGTTTCCCAAGCACATCAAGGCAAACGCAAACGCTGTATTTGCCATGATAACTTCGGTGGTTGTTTTTGCCGTGGTGAAGTTGTTCCAGGTCATTTCCGACGGGGCAGGAACGTACGTGTCGTTCTGGATTTTCAGCTTGTGTACCACGTGTACGGGCGTGCTGATATATTTCTTCATACCGGAAACCAAGGGAAAGTCGTTCGAGGTCATTCAGGAGATGATGGCGATGAAAGAGTTCAAACCGCAGAgtacaaagagaacaccactgCTATGTTGA
- the LOC6048037 gene encoding facilitated trehalose transporter Tret1, giving the protein MGAWDSIKDFRKYSNQYLAAFTVTLLTLSVIASYGWTSPTLPILLAPDSPLPITPDESSWIVSILVLASIAGPVPTAWSVDKFGRKYTMLFAALPAIIGWVLIGVAQSVEVLYVSRLLSGLSYGMAYSSMPLYLGEIASDPIRGSIGTLLTVMAKAGILIEYSIGPFVDFRTLAWISIAFPSAFFLLFMWMPESPYFLLAKEKNDSAKESLQWLRKRDEVTDELAMMKAAVDRSKQNKGTFRELFTKGNRRSLTIVLGLGALQQLCGSQAVIAYSQQIFEEVQSGLEAHESSIIMAVIQLVTAALSSSVVDRVGRRPLLLISTAGCAIGTFVVGLYFFLQQQGVAVQSVSWIPLVVMMLYIVSYTIGLATVPFAILGELFPSNVKAVAAAMYTMFASAVGFGVAKLYQVISDEIGTYVSFWIFAVCSTFFLVFVFLLVPETKGKSLDQILQEMHSPQKRSLNCGSCCGQKKSVSF; this is encoded by the exons atgggaGCATGGGATAGCATAAAAGATTTTAGAAAGTACTCTAATCAGTATCTTGCAGCATTCACAG TTACCCTGCTAACTTTATCGGTGATTGCATCTTACGGTTGGACTTCGCCAACGCTACCAATTCTACTGGCACCTGATTCACCACTACCAATCACACCCGATGAAAGCTCATGGATCGTCTCAATTCTGGTTCTGGCATCGATCGCTGGTCCAGTTCCGACCGCCTGGTCCGTAGACAAATTCGGGCGGAAATACACCATGCTGTTTGCGGCTCTTCCAGCAATAATTGGATGGGTTTTGATTGGTGTGGCTCAATCAGTGGAAGTTCTCTATGTTTCGCGACTACTAAGCGGCCTGTCTTACGGTATGGCGTACTCCTCGATGCCTCTATATTTAGGCGAAATTGCATCTGACCCGATTCGTGGATCCATCGGAACGCTGCTTACGGTTATGGCAAAAGCTGGTATTTTGATAGAGTATAGTATTGGGCCATTTGTCGATTTCCGAACGCTGGCTTGGATTTCAATTGCCTTCCCATCGGCTTTCTTCCTTCTATTTATGTGGATGCCCGAATCACCATATTTCCTATTAGCGAAGGAGAAAAATGATTCTGCTAAAGAAAGCTTGCAATGGCTTCGTAAACGCGATGAAGTCACCGATGAATTGGCCATGATGAAAGCTGCTGTAGACCGATCTAAACAAAACAAAGGAACGTTCCGAGAACTTTTTACAAAAGGAAATAGGCGATCGCTGACCATCGTGCTCGGGCTTGGTGCACTGCAACAACTCTGCGGAAGTCAAGCAGTGATCGCGTATTCGCAACAAATCTTCGAAGAAGTACAAAGTGGACTCGAGGCGCATGAATCATCCATCATCATGGCGGTTATTCAACTTGTAACGGCTGCCCTCTCGTCTTCGGTGGTGGACCGCGTGGGACGAAGACCACTTCTGCTGATTTCAACGGCTGGATGTGCGATTGGAACGTTTGTTGTAGGACTTTACTTTTTCTTGCAGCAGCAAGGAGTTGCAGTTCAAAGTGTTAGTTGGATCCCACTCGTAGTGATGATGCTATATATTGTTTCGTATACGATTGGCTTGGCCACGGTTCCATTCGCAATTTTGGGCGAACTTTTCCCTTCAAACGTGAAGGCCGTTGCAGCCGCAATGTATACCATGTTTGCATCCGCGGTTGGATTTGGCGTGGCCAAGCTGTATCAGGTTATTTCGGACGAGATTGGAACGTATGTTTCGTTTTGGATCTTTGCGGTGTGCTCCACATTCTTTTTGGTATTTGTCTTTTTATTGGTGCCCGAAACCAAGGGCAAATCACTTGATCAAATCTTGCAGGAGATGCATTCTCCGCAGAAACGAAGTTTAAACTGTGGAAGTTGTTGTGGACAGAAGAAATCAGTTAGTTTTTGA
- the LOC6048042 gene encoding TM2 domain-containing protein CG10795, which translates to MSRSPWITGTLLLLAAVVPASFEAEIDCADLRMGQFLCPDPSRRDHIDPKTQQLRGCTKEGKAKVWCLAVDGIVCSETKNGTFTREMPCKWTNGYHFDTALLLSVFLGMFGVDRFYLGYPAIGLLKFCTLGFMFLGQLVDVILIATQVVGPADGSAYVIPFYGPGIAVVRSDNWTYRLPQDNW; encoded by the exons ATGTCCCGCTCCCCATGGATCACCGGAACGTTGCTTCTGCTGGCGGCTGTGGTTCCGGCCAGCTTTGAGGCCGAAATCGACTGCGCGGATCTGCGGATGGGTCAGTTCCTGTGTCCGGATCCGTCCCGAAGGGACCACATCGACCCGAAGACGCAACAGCTGCGAGGCTGCACGAAGGAGGGCAAGGCCAAGGTTTGGTGCCTGGCCGTCGACGGAATCGTCTGCAGCGAGACTAAGAACGGGACGTTTACCCGGGAGATGCCCTGCAAGTGGAC CAACGGATACCACTTTGACACGGCGCTCTTGTTGTCTGTTTTTCTGGGAATGTTTGGTGTGGACCGGTTCTATCTGGGTTATCCAGCGATCGGCCTGTTGAAATTCTGCACCCTTGGCTTCATGTTCCTTGGCCAGTTGGTGGACGTTATATTGATAGCCACGCAGGTCGTAGGGCCAGCGGACGGGTCGGCATACGTGATTCCCTTCTACGGTCCCGGCATCGCGGTCGTCCGAAGTGACAACTGGACCTATCGATTACCCCAGGACAATTGGTGA